The following proteins are encoded in a genomic region of Streptomyces lunaelactis:
- a CDS encoding aminotransferase class I/II-fold pyridoxal phosphate-dependent enzyme: protein MLGEYRIVGRGASEIAASVERAVGAGELEPGQLLPPMRELATELGVNPNTVASAYRTLRDRGVIETAGRKGSRVRPRPASTARGSIRVEAPPGVRDLGEGNPDTALLPPLHDALAAAARHNAQAPGLYGRAPIDAEFARLARAGLDADGVPDGPLAVTSGSLDAIERILAAHLRPGDAVAVEDPGWGSLLDLVPALGLRPVPVALDDDGPLPGEVERALADGARALIVTDRAQNPTGAAVSEARARELRAVLARYPRTLLIEDDHGHAIVDLPLHALAGVTDTWALVRSAAKAYGPDLRIAVLTGDTVTVDRVLGRQRLGPGWVSRLLQRAVAHLWATGAVDPNAVARSYGERRDALVQALAARGIEAHGRSGMNVWVPVPDETGAVARLLHAGWAVAPGARFRMSAPPGVRLTVSDLEMDDIEPVADAVASAAGPAPARSYG from the coding sequence GTGCTAGGAGAGTATCGGATCGTGGGGCGTGGCGCATCGGAGATTGCCGCGAGCGTCGAGCGCGCGGTCGGCGCCGGAGAGCTGGAACCAGGGCAACTGCTGCCGCCGATGCGGGAGTTGGCGACCGAGCTGGGCGTCAACCCCAACACCGTCGCGTCCGCGTACCGGACCCTGCGCGACCGCGGAGTGATTGAGACCGCGGGGCGCAAGGGCAGCCGGGTGCGCCCCAGGCCGGCCAGTACCGCGCGCGGGTCCATCCGGGTCGAGGCTCCGCCCGGCGTACGGGACCTCGGTGAGGGCAACCCCGACACCGCGCTTCTGCCGCCGCTGCACGACGCCCTCGCCGCCGCGGCCAGGCACAATGCGCAGGCGCCGGGTCTGTACGGCCGGGCCCCCATCGACGCGGAGTTCGCACGGCTGGCGCGCGCCGGACTCGACGCCGACGGCGTTCCCGACGGGCCGCTCGCCGTCACCTCCGGGTCGCTGGACGCCATCGAGCGGATCCTCGCCGCGCACCTCAGGCCCGGCGACGCGGTTGCCGTCGAGGACCCCGGCTGGGGAAGCCTGCTGGATCTGGTGCCCGCGCTCGGGCTGAGGCCGGTGCCCGTGGCGCTCGACGACGACGGGCCGCTGCCGGGCGAGGTGGAGCGGGCGCTCGCCGACGGCGCCAGGGCGCTCATCGTCACCGACCGGGCGCAGAACCCGACCGGAGCCGCGGTGAGCGAGGCACGCGCGCGTGAACTGCGGGCAGTTCTCGCCCGCTACCCCCGCACCCTGCTCATCGAGGACGACCACGGCCACGCCATCGTCGATCTGCCGCTGCACGCCCTCGCCGGGGTGACGGACACCTGGGCGCTGGTGCGTTCCGCCGCCAAGGCGTACGGACCGGACCTGCGCATCGCCGTACTGACCGGTGACACCGTCACCGTCGACCGGGTCCTGGGACGCCAGCGGCTCGGGCCCGGCTGGGTCAGCAGGCTGCTGCAGCGCGCTGTGGCGCACCTGTGGGCGACGGGCGCGGTGGATCCGAATGCTGTCGCGCGGTCGTACGGTGAGCGGCGCGACGCGCTCGTACAGGCCCTGGCGGCACGTGGCATCGAGGCCCATGGGCGCAGCGGGATGAATGTGTGGGTGCCCGTCCCCGACGAGACCGGCGCGGTGGCGCGGCTGTTGCACGCGGGCTGGGCGGTCGCCCCCGGGGCCCGCTTCAGGATGTCCGCGCCGCCCGGTGTGCGGCTCACTGTCTCGGACCTGGAGATGGACGACATCGAGCCGGTCGCCGACGCGGTGGCGTCGGCGGCCGGCCCGGCGCCCGCGCGCAGTTACGGCTGA
- a CDS encoding pyridoxamine 5'-phosphate oxidase family protein has translation MAGTQRRGRRIMMTPGELDEFLAEQRTCRVATVSADGRPHVSALWFAWDGTSLWLYSITRSRRWAELRHDPRLAVVVDDGEEYGELRGVELSGTAVFVGEAPRTGGPNPELDVPEGLFARKNFGLDEMPHDGRHAWLRLTPDTIASWDFRKLSAL, from the coding sequence ATGGCCGGCACACAGCGCCGGGGCCGTCGCATCATGATGACGCCCGGCGAGCTGGACGAGTTCCTGGCCGAGCAGCGCACCTGCCGGGTGGCCACCGTCTCGGCCGACGGCCGCCCGCACGTCAGCGCCCTGTGGTTCGCCTGGGACGGGACCTCGCTGTGGCTGTACTCCATCACGCGCAGCCGCCGCTGGGCCGAGCTGCGGCACGATCCGCGGCTCGCCGTGGTGGTCGACGACGGCGAGGAGTACGGCGAGCTGCGCGGCGTGGAGCTCTCCGGCACCGCCGTCTTCGTCGGCGAGGCCCCGCGCACGGGCGGGCCGAACCCCGAACTGGACGTGCCGGAAGGGCTGTTCGCCCGTAAGAACTTCGGCCTGGACGAGATGCCGCACGACGGCCGGCACGCCTGGCTGCGGCTGACGCCCGACACGATCGCTTCCTGGGACTTCAGAAAGCTGTCAGCCCTCTGA
- a CDS encoding HipA family kinase: protein MLTEVTATRYVTPLREGGSLPGIVEADDLGTYVMKFTGAGQGRKTLVAEVICGELGRRLGLRVPELVTIQLDPVIGLSEPDQEVQELLKASGGLNLGMDFLPGSLGFDPLAYEVDAAEAGRVVWFDALINNVDRSWRNPNMLVWHGELWLIDHGATMIWHHNWPGAQASAARPYDASDHALAPFGPDIASAAAELAPLVTEALLTEVAADVPAEWLVDEPGFETTDALRRAYVEALLPRAATIHERITLGPPSKGRPSRAPGWLTGPWPHKEGEK, encoded by the coding sequence ATGCTCACCGAAGTCACAGCGACCCGCTATGTCACGCCCTTGCGTGAGGGCGGCTCGCTCCCGGGCATCGTCGAGGCCGACGATCTCGGTACGTACGTCATGAAGTTCACCGGTGCGGGGCAGGGCCGCAAGACGCTGGTCGCCGAAGTCATCTGCGGGGAGCTCGGCCGGCGGCTGGGACTGCGCGTTCCCGAACTGGTCACCATCCAGCTCGACCCGGTGATCGGGCTCTCCGAGCCGGACCAGGAGGTGCAGGAGCTGCTCAAGGCGAGCGGCGGCCTGAACCTCGGGATGGACTTCCTGCCCGGGTCGCTGGGCTTCGATCCGCTCGCCTACGAGGTGGACGCGGCGGAGGCCGGCCGGGTCGTCTGGTTCGACGCGCTGATCAACAACGTCGACCGTTCCTGGCGCAACCCCAACATGCTGGTGTGGCACGGGGAGCTGTGGCTCATCGACCACGGGGCCACCATGATCTGGCATCACAACTGGCCGGGCGCCCAGGCCTCCGCCGCCAGGCCGTACGACGCCTCGGACCACGCACTCGCCCCCTTCGGCCCCGACATCGCGTCGGCCGCGGCCGAGCTCGCCCCGCTCGTCACCGAGGCGCTGCTGACCGAGGTCGCCGCCGACGTCCCCGCCGAGTGGCTGGTCGACGAGCCCGGCTTCGAGACGACGGACGCGCTGCGCCGCGCCTATGTCGAAGCACTGCTGCCGCGCGCCGCGACGATCCACGAGCGGATCACCCTCGGCCCGCCGAGCAAGGGCAGACCCTCCCGGGCACCCGGCTGGCTGACCGGCCCCTGGCCGCACAAGGAGGGCGAGAAGTGA
- a CDS encoding SDR family oxidoreductase yields MSAEVQDSGKVALVTGASRGIGYGVAEALVARGDRVCITGRGEDALKEAVERLGADRVIGVAGKAHDEAHQAHAVERVMEAFGRVDFLVNNAGTNPVFGPMAELDLNVARKVYETNVVSALGFAQQTWKAWQKENGGAIVNIASVAGISASPFIGAYGMSKAAMVNLTLQLAHEFAPGVRVNAIAPAVIKTKFAQALYEGREAEAAAAYPLGRLGVPQDIGGAAAFLTSDQSDWITGQTLVVDGGIFLNAGVH; encoded by the coding sequence ATGAGCGCAGAAGTACAGGACAGCGGCAAGGTCGCGCTGGTCACGGGCGCGAGCCGCGGTATCGGTTACGGCGTCGCCGAGGCGCTCGTCGCCCGCGGCGACCGGGTGTGCATCACCGGTCGCGGTGAGGACGCCCTCAAGGAGGCCGTGGAGCGGCTCGGCGCCGACCGGGTGATCGGTGTCGCGGGCAAGGCCCACGACGAGGCCCACCAGGCGCACGCCGTCGAGCGTGTCATGGAGGCGTTCGGCCGCGTCGACTTCCTGGTCAACAACGCCGGTACGAATCCGGTCTTCGGCCCGATGGCCGAGCTCGACCTGAACGTGGCACGCAAGGTATACGAAACCAATGTCGTCTCGGCGCTCGGCTTCGCGCAGCAGACCTGGAAGGCCTGGCAGAAGGAGAACGGCGGCGCGATCGTGAACATCGCCTCGGTCGCCGGCATCTCCGCCTCGCCCTTCATCGGCGCGTACGGAATGAGCAAGGCGGCCATGGTCAATCTGACTCTGCAGCTCGCCCACGAGTTCGCCCCGGGCGTACGGGTCAACGCGATCGCCCCCGCGGTGATCAAGACCAAGTTCGCCCAGGCGCTCTACGAGGGCCGCGAGGCGGAGGCCGCCGCGGCCTACCCGCTCGGCCGGCTCGGCGTGCCGCAGGACATCGGGGGCGCCGCCGCGTTCCTCACCTCCGACCAGTCGGACTGGATCACAGGGCAGACACTCGTCGTCGACGGGGGTATCTTCCTGAACGCCGGTGTCCACTGA
- a CDS encoding ABC transporter substrate-binding protein, giving the protein MFYRTCLQAAAALASISLLAGCSLFSGDSTEREQKITVGTMSEPTTLDPAAAWDGSWELLSNVFQTLVSFPSGSAAPQPDAAKSCRFTDSSNKLFECELKPGLTFSNGDKLDAAAVKYSIERIQKIKAQGGPNGLLGSLARVETAGDRIVKFSLKTPDATFPFILATPAMAVVPPEEYPADKLREDGGLTGSGPYVLSSYKKGDRAELTKNSKYVGFAKLKNEAVTIRYFQDSDVMVEALKKKQIDTIYRGLTAKEVVQFQSKQPEYDGLQLVETVGADIRYLVFNSKDPMAGKLAVRRAIAQVVDRGALVAKVYQGTAEPLYSMVPKGISSHTTEFFDRYGEPDVDKARDILKDAGITKPVSLMFGYSSDRYGSASKPEFDELKRQLDASGLFKITVEGKSEKDFQEAYKAGEYPVFGRGWFPDFPDPDNFVAPFVGENNALSIPYESPEITNQLLPASRRESDRGAVTKQFERAQEVLVDDLRLLPLWQGKMYVASSEEIGGGELAINPQTFMQMWQLYRKASW; this is encoded by the coding sequence GTGTTCTACCGGACCTGTCTGCAGGCCGCTGCAGCCCTAGCGTCCATATCTCTGCTGGCCGGATGCAGCCTGTTTTCGGGTGACAGCACCGAACGTGAGCAGAAGATTACGGTCGGTACGATGAGTGAGCCCACCACCCTCGATCCGGCCGCAGCCTGGGACGGCTCATGGGAACTGTTGAGTAACGTTTTCCAGACGCTGGTGAGCTTCCCGTCCGGAAGCGCGGCGCCGCAGCCCGACGCCGCGAAATCCTGCCGCTTCACCGACTCCAGCAACAAGCTCTTCGAGTGCGAGCTGAAGCCTGGCCTTACGTTCTCCAACGGCGACAAGCTCGACGCCGCGGCGGTCAAGTACTCCATCGAGCGGATCCAGAAGATCAAGGCGCAGGGTGGGCCCAACGGTCTGCTCGGTTCTCTCGCCAGGGTCGAGACCGCCGGCGACCGCATCGTGAAGTTCAGCCTCAAGACGCCGGACGCCACGTTCCCGTTCATCCTGGCCACGCCCGCCATGGCCGTCGTCCCGCCCGAGGAGTACCCGGCGGACAAGCTCCGCGAGGACGGCGGACTGACCGGTTCGGGGCCGTACGTCCTGAGTTCGTACAAGAAGGGCGACCGGGCCGAGCTGACCAAGAACTCCAAGTACGTTGGGTTCGCGAAGCTCAAGAACGAAGCCGTCACCATCCGCTACTTCCAGGACTCCGACGTGATGGTCGAGGCCCTCAAGAAGAAGCAGATCGACACGATCTACCGTGGTCTGACCGCGAAGGAGGTCGTCCAGTTCCAGTCGAAGCAGCCGGAGTACGACGGCCTCCAGCTCGTCGAGACGGTCGGCGCCGACATCCGCTACCTCGTCTTCAACTCCAAGGACCCCATGGCGGGCAAGCTCGCCGTGCGCCGTGCGATCGCCCAGGTCGTCGACCGCGGCGCGCTGGTCGCCAAGGTCTACCAGGGCACGGCCGAGCCGCTGTACTCCATGGTCCCCAAGGGTATTTCCAGCCACACCACCGAGTTCTTCGACCGCTACGGCGAGCCGGATGTGGACAAGGCGCGGGACATCCTCAAGGACGCCGGGATCACCAAGCCGGTGTCGCTGATGTTCGGGTACTCCTCCGACCGTTACGGCTCCGCCTCCAAGCCCGAGTTCGACGAGCTCAAGCGGCAGCTCGACGCCTCCGGCCTGTTCAAGATCACGGTGGAGGGCAAGTCCGAGAAGGACTTCCAGGAGGCCTACAAGGCCGGCGAGTACCCCGTCTTCGGACGCGGCTGGTTCCCCGACTTCCCGGACCCGGACAACTTTGTGGCGCCGTTCGTCGGCGAGAACAACGCGCTCAGCATTCCGTACGAGAGCCCCGAGATCACCAACCAGCTGCTGCCCGCGTCCCGGCGCGAGAGCGACCGCGGTGCGGTCACCAAGCAGTTCGAGCGGGCACAGGAGGTCCTCGTCGACGACCTTCGGCTGCTGCCGCTGTGGCAGGGCAAGATGTACGTCGCCTCCAGCGAGGAGATCGGCGGCGGCGAACTCGCGATCAACCCGCAGACATTCATGCAGATGTGGCAGCTGTACCGGAAGGCCAGCTGGTAG
- a CDS encoding uracil-DNA glycosylase, which translates to MTDTDMLPESWRGVLGEELQKPYFKELTDFVEEERAKGPVYPPREEVFAALDATPYDRVKVLILGQDPYHGEGQGHGLCFSVRPGVKTPPSLRNIYKEMKEELGHPIPDNGYLMPWAEQGVLLLNAVLTVRAGEANSHKGKGWEKVTDAVIRAVAERSDPAVFVLWGNYAQKKLPLIDEERHVVVKGAHPSPLSAKKFFGSRPFTQINEAVAAQGHEPIDWRIPDLG; encoded by the coding sequence GTGACCGACACCGACATGCTGCCCGAGTCCTGGCGTGGCGTCCTCGGCGAAGAGCTCCAGAAGCCCTACTTCAAGGAGCTCACCGACTTCGTCGAGGAGGAGCGGGCGAAGGGGCCGGTCTATCCGCCCCGCGAAGAGGTCTTCGCCGCGCTCGACGCCACGCCCTACGACCGGGTCAAGGTGTTGATCCTCGGCCAGGATCCGTACCACGGGGAGGGGCAGGGGCACGGCCTCTGTTTCTCCGTGCGGCCGGGCGTCAAGACCCCGCCCTCACTGCGGAACATCTACAAGGAGATGAAGGAGGAGCTCGGTCACCCCATCCCGGACAACGGCTATCTGATGCCGTGGGCCGAGCAGGGTGTCCTGCTGCTCAACGCGGTTCTGACGGTCCGGGCCGGCGAGGCCAACTCCCACAAGGGCAAGGGCTGGGAGAAGGTGACGGACGCGGTGATCCGCGCCGTGGCCGAGCGGTCCGACCCGGCGGTGTTCGTGCTCTGGGGCAACTACGCGCAGAAGAAGCTGCCGCTGATCGACGAGGAGCGGCATGTGGTGGTGAAGGGCGCGCACCCCTCGCCGCTGTCGGCGAAGAAGTTCTTCGGCTCCCGCCCGTTCACGCAGATCAACGAGGCGGTCGCGGCCCAGGGCCACGAGCCCATCGACTGGCGGATCCCCGACCTCGGCTGA
- a CDS encoding DinB family protein yields MTTPERTEPSTTAGERDMLEGWLEYHRETLEMKCAGLGDEQLRQLSVPPSEISLLGLVRHMAEVERSWFRKILAGESVEWIYSSEDKDGDFHVSEQDTYAEAHATWQAEIVRARELAAAHGLDDVAQSKHPRTGEVFNLRWIMTHMIEEYARHNGHADLIRERIDGATGE; encoded by the coding sequence ATGACGACACCTGAGCGCACCGAACCCTCCACCACCGCCGGCGAGCGCGACATGCTGGAGGGCTGGCTCGAATACCACCGCGAGACCCTGGAAATGAAGTGCGCGGGCCTGGGCGACGAGCAGCTGCGGCAGCTGTCCGTGCCGCCCTCCGAGATCTCGCTGCTGGGACTCGTACGGCACATGGCAGAGGTCGAGCGAAGCTGGTTCCGCAAGATCCTGGCCGGTGAGAGTGTGGAGTGGATCTATTCCAGCGAGGACAAGGACGGGGACTTCCACGTCTCGGAGCAGGACACCTACGCCGAGGCGCACGCGACCTGGCAGGCCGAGATCGTACGGGCCCGTGAACTGGCCGCCGCCCACGGCCTCGACGACGTGGCGCAGAGCAAGCACCCCCGTACGGGAGAGGTCTTCAACCTGCGGTGGATCATGACGCACATGATCGAGGAGTACGCGCGCCACAACGGCCACGCCGACCTCATCCGCGAGCGGATCGACGGTGCGACCGGCGAATGA
- the fabG gene encoding 3-oxoacyl-ACP reductase FabG, with amino-acid sequence MSTTEQRVAIVTGAARGIGAATAVRLAAEGRAVAVLDLDEAHSKDTVEKITAAGGKALAVGCDVSDSAQVEAAVARVAAELGAPTILVNNAGVLRDNLLFKMSESDWDTVVNVHLKGAFLMAKACQKHMVDAGFGRIVSLSSSSALGNRGQANYSAVKAGLQGFTKTLAKELGKFGITANAVAPGFIVTEMTAQTAARVGMGFEDFQAAAATQIPVQRVGHPEDIANAIAFFTGDDAGFVSGQVMYVAGGPLN; translated from the coding sequence ATGTCCACCACCGAGCAGCGCGTTGCCATCGTGACCGGGGCGGCGCGCGGCATTGGCGCCGCCACCGCGGTACGACTGGCAGCGGAGGGCCGCGCCGTAGCCGTGCTCGACCTCGACGAGGCCCACAGCAAGGACACCGTCGAGAAGATCACGGCGGCCGGCGGCAAGGCCCTCGCGGTCGGCTGCGACGTGTCCGACAGCGCCCAGGTGGAGGCCGCCGTGGCGCGCGTCGCCGCCGAGCTCGGCGCGCCGACGATCCTCGTCAACAACGCGGGCGTGCTCCGCGACAACCTGCTGTTCAAGATGAGCGAGTCCGACTGGGACACCGTGGTGAACGTGCACCTCAAGGGCGCGTTCCTGATGGCCAAGGCCTGCCAGAAGCACATGGTGGACGCCGGATTCGGCCGTATCGTCTCGCTCTCGTCCAGCTCGGCGCTCGGCAACCGCGGTCAGGCCAACTACTCCGCCGTCAAGGCCGGACTGCAGGGCTTCACCAAGACGCTGGCCAAGGAGCTCGGTAAGTTCGGCATCACCGCCAACGCCGTCGCGCCCGGCTTCATCGTCACCGAGATGACGGCCCAGACGGCCGCCCGCGTCGGTATGGGCTTCGAGGACTTCCAGGCCGCCGCCGCCACCCAGATCCCGGTCCAGCGCGTCGGACACCCCGAGGACATCGCCAACGCCATTGCCTTCTTCACGGGCGACGACGCCGGCTTTGTCTCGGGCCAGGTCATGTACGTGGCCGGCGGACCCCTCAACTGA
- a CDS encoding LysR family transcriptional regulator produces MLNLERLRTLDALARHGSVSGAADGLHVTTSAVSQQMAKLEREVGQQLLAKNGRGVRLTDAGRLLADHAARILSQVELAQSDIEAQRGEVVGEVRVGAFPTAARGLFPVAMTSLRKAHPELRVRSRELEPERAIREVVRGDLDLAVVLDWSNKRLPVPGGLAQAHLLDDIPDLAMPADHPLAGRAEVDLEEFADDDWVSWPRGEFCYEWLMFTLRSKGFEPRIAHMAEEHHTQLALIAAGLGVCIAPPLGRGHVPEGVALVPVRQRMRRHVYAVWRTDADRRPSIRAAVEALREAAGAEEAHGAEETRGSEEARGSD; encoded by the coding sequence ATGTTGAATCTGGAGCGTCTGCGCACCCTGGATGCCCTGGCCCGCCACGGCTCGGTGAGCGGAGCGGCCGACGGGCTGCATGTGACCACCTCGGCGGTCTCCCAGCAGATGGCCAAGCTCGAGCGGGAGGTGGGCCAGCAGCTGCTGGCCAAGAACGGGCGCGGGGTCCGGCTCACCGACGCCGGCCGCCTGCTGGCCGACCACGCGGCACGCATCCTCTCGCAGGTCGAGCTGGCCCAGTCCGACATCGAGGCGCAGCGGGGCGAGGTGGTCGGTGAGGTGAGGGTGGGAGCTTTTCCGACAGCCGCCCGCGGGCTCTTCCCCGTGGCGATGACCTCCCTGCGCAAGGCCCATCCCGAACTGCGGGTCCGCTCACGTGAACTGGAGCCCGAGCGGGCGATCAGGGAGGTGGTCAGGGGCGACCTCGACCTGGCGGTCGTGCTCGACTGGAGCAACAAGCGGCTGCCCGTGCCGGGCGGGCTCGCGCAGGCCCATCTGCTCGACGACATTCCCGATCTCGCCATGCCCGCGGACCATCCGCTGGCGGGGCGGGCGGAGGTGGATCTCGAGGAGTTCGCCGATGACGACTGGGTGTCCTGGCCGCGAGGTGAATTCTGTTACGAGTGGCTGATGTTCACGCTTCGCTCCAAGGGCTTCGAGCCGCGGATCGCGCACATGGCGGAGGAGCACCACACGCAGCTGGCGCTCATCGCCGCCGGGCTCGGGGTCTGCATCGCGCCGCCTCTGGGGCGGGGACACGTTCCCGAGGGCGTCGCACTCGTCCCCGTACGGCAGCGGATGCGCCGGCATGTGTACGCGGTGTGGCGGACCGACGCGGACCGCCGCCCGTCGATCCGAGCGGCGGTCGAGGCGCTGCGCGAGGCCGCCGGAGCTGAAGAGGCTCACGGGGCGGAAGAGACTCGCGGGTCGGAAGAGGCTCGCGGGTCGGACTGA
- a CDS encoding cysteine hydrolase, which yields MPSFEQLAEQLEPTRTALLTVECQQGVVGKDSALPELAAEARSSGALLNVARLVAGAHEAGVQVLHAVAERRPDGRGANHNARLFRAAGRLPVQQHSGTTAVLIAPPIEVADEDLVVRRLHGLSPIAGTDVDALLRNLGCRSLLIAGVSANIAIPNAVFDAVNLGYTAVVPGDAIAGVPSDYTPVMIRNTLALVATITTTDEVLACWKRQRRVTRG from the coding sequence GTGCCGTCCTTCGAACAGCTCGCGGAGCAGCTCGAGCCGACCCGTACAGCTCTGCTCACCGTCGAGTGCCAGCAGGGTGTCGTCGGCAAGGACAGTGCCCTGCCCGAACTGGCCGCCGAGGCCCGGTCGTCGGGCGCTCTGCTCAATGTCGCGCGCCTGGTCGCGGGAGCTCACGAAGCGGGCGTACAAGTGCTCCACGCGGTCGCCGAGCGTCGCCCCGACGGGCGCGGCGCCAACCACAACGCCCGGCTGTTCCGGGCGGCCGGGCGACTGCCCGTACAGCAGCACTCCGGTACGACCGCCGTCCTGATCGCACCGCCGATAGAGGTCGCTGACGAGGATCTCGTCGTACGGAGACTGCACGGCCTGTCACCCATCGCCGGCACCGACGTCGACGCCCTGCTGCGCAACCTCGGCTGCCGGTCCCTGCTCATCGCCGGTGTCTCGGCGAACATCGCCATCCCCAACGCGGTCTTCGACGCCGTCAACCTCGGCTATACGGCGGTCGTTCCCGGCGATGCCATCGCGGGGGTGCCCTCCGACTACACCCCCGTGATGATCCGCAACACGCTCGCGCTGGTCGCCACGATCACCACCACCGACGAGGTGCTCGCCTGCTGGAAACGGCAGCGCCGCGTCACGCGAGGTTGA
- a CDS encoding Rieske (2Fe-2S) protein → MTGSQGPARTVARRTVVAAVGGAGLAVALTACGGSDDGGQTVSEKPAGGEAGGGAAGKVLAKTADIPEGGGKVIGDVVVTQPKAGEFKAFSSKCTHQGCAVKDVSAGVIHCPCHGSQFDATDGSVKAGPATTPLPSASITVVGDSINLA, encoded by the coding sequence ATGACCGGATCGCAGGGGCCCGCGCGGACTGTCGCCCGCCGCACCGTCGTCGCCGCGGTGGGCGGAGCCGGTCTCGCTGTCGCACTGACCGCGTGCGGCGGCTCGGACGACGGCGGGCAGACCGTGAGTGAGAAGCCGGCGGGCGGCGAAGCGGGCGGCGGTGCCGCGGGCAAGGTACTCGCCAAGACCGCGGACATCCCCGAGGGCGGTGGCAAGGTCATCGGCGATGTGGTGGTCACCCAGCCGAAGGCCGGCGAGTTCAAGGCGTTCTCGTCCAAGTGCACCCATCAGGGCTGTGCGGTGAAGGACGTCTCCGCCGGCGTCATCCACTGCCCGTGTCACGGGAGCCAGTTCGACGCGACGGACGGCAGCGTCAAGGCCGGGCCGGCCACCACACCGCTGCCCAGCGCGTCGATCACCGTCGTCGGGGACTCGATCAACCTCGCGTGA
- a CDS encoding DUF3037 domain-containing protein: protein MSRRDVFEYALLRVVPRVERGECFNAGVVVYCRAKSFVAARTYLDEVKLKALDPAADVRGVRAALHAVEGVCRGGDDAGQASGDEPGRRFRWLIAPRSTVVQPGPVHTGLTADPAAEVERLLALLVR, encoded by the coding sequence GTGAGCAGGCGCGATGTCTTCGAGTACGCGCTGCTGCGCGTGGTGCCGCGGGTCGAGCGCGGCGAGTGCTTCAACGCGGGTGTGGTGGTCTACTGCCGCGCCAAGTCCTTCGTCGCCGCCCGTACGTATCTGGACGAGGTGAAACTCAAGGCGCTGGACCCCGCCGCCGATGTCAGGGGTGTCCGTGCCGCGCTCCATGCCGTCGAGGGCGTCTGCCGCGGCGGCGACGACGCGGGCCAGGCCTCGGGCGACGAGCCGGGACGGCGCTTCCGCTGGCTGATCGCGCCGCGCTCCACCGTCGTGCAGCCGGGGCCGGTCCACACCGGACTGACCGCCGATCCGGCGGCCGAAGTCGAGCGCTTGCTCGCCCTGCTGGTGCGCTGA
- a CDS encoding DMT family transporter has translation MSTALPSRTSQAPTRAPVDPVRGRRTIDWRIRFAVLCSVWGFSFLLIKVGTGAYAPFQVTFGRLFFGTAVLAVAMMVRRERLPRGVRTWGHLAVAAFLLNALPFSLFAYSELTIPSTLAGICNATSPLWGMVLSLVALSEDRPTRRRVAGLGIGFLGVLTVLGAWQGFSGLDFRGTAMALLASLSYPIGWIYVRRTLAGSSNSHLSLTGAQLFLATVQLALVTPLFTSMPTSFPVVPLLAVLALGTLGTGFALLLQYGLVAEVGPTTGQMVTYFIPVIATAAGVAVLGEQLSWNTPVGALIVLAGAALTQSRPKRPVPRDPVAPAAQP, from the coding sequence ATGAGCACCGCCCTTCCCTCCCGGACCTCGCAGGCTCCTACCCGCGCCCCCGTCGATCCCGTACGCGGCCGACGCACCATCGACTGGCGCATCCGGTTCGCGGTGCTCTGCTCGGTCTGGGGCTTCAGCTTCCTTCTCATCAAGGTCGGCACCGGGGCGTACGCGCCCTTCCAGGTCACCTTCGGCCGGCTCTTCTTCGGTACGGCGGTGCTGGCCGTCGCCATGATGGTGCGCCGGGAACGGCTGCCGCGCGGGGTGCGCACCTGGGGGCATCTCGCCGTCGCGGCCTTCCTGCTCAACGCCCTGCCGTTCTCGCTCTTCGCCTACTCCGAGCTGACGATCCCCTCGACCCTGGCGGGCATCTGCAACGCCACTTCGCCGCTGTGGGGCATGGTGCTCTCGCTGGTCGCGCTCTCCGAGGACCGGCCCACCCGCCGCCGGGTCGCCGGTCTGGGCATCGGCTTCCTGGGCGTGCTGACCGTGCTCGGTGCCTGGCAGGGCTTCTCGGGGCTCGACTTCCGCGGTACGGCGATGGCGCTGCTCGCCTCGCTGAGCTACCCCATCGGCTGGATCTACGTCCGCCGCACCTTGGCCGGCAGCAGCAACTCCCATCTGTCCCTGACCGGTGCCCAGTTGTTCCTCGCGACCGTTCAACTCGCTCTGGTCACACCTCTGTTCACCTCAATGCCGACGTCCTTCCCGGTCGTCCCGCTGCTCGCGGTGCTCGCGCTCGGCACCCTGGGGACGGGATTCGCGCTGCTCCTGCAGTACGGGCTGGTCGCCGAGGTCGGCCCGACGACCGGGCAGATGGTCACGTACTTCATCCCGGTCATCGCCACGGCGGCGGGCGTCGCGGTCCTGGGTGAACAGCTCAGCTGGAACACTCCGGTCGGCGCGCTGATCGTCCTGGCGGGCGCGGCGCTCACCCAGAGCAGGCCGAAGAGACCCGTTCCCCGCGACCCGGTGGCCCCTGCCGCTCAGCCGTAA